In Paenibacillus larvae subsp. larvae, the following proteins share a genomic window:
- a CDS encoding tetratricopeptide repeat protein, whose translation MQKKKRVSTTHEKKIIPIQMDATFFFERAVQSLDRFHYDKALKYFRRAVEYEDDNPVNYCNLAGVLSEMGQYEESNMILQQIMDDIDPKMTECYFYMANNYANMEDYELAEKALVRYLENDPSGNFLEESQEMMELLSYELGRPAELCEIKSREGLFEHDKVRLLLEEGKFAEAVKLLEELVRKKPDFLAARNNLALAYYYTGHFERALDTILEVLDMDPGNLHGLCNLAIFYQHLGRKEDLEQVLTILRKTYPYQQEHVFKLATTMGILGEHTKAYQLFRRLIRTGEAGLDPCLYHYTAVAACNLRRFAEAERLWGQVERLEPGSVVAKFYLDQMKRLRTEEGKKRVSLSYHYHLPFEEQLRQLERSANAIPEHLQKDPLVRSSFFWALRYSEPGTKLQVIQALGRIGDNEVIEALKDYLLQTEEEDYLKRVAIFVLRSIGVTGPLEAHLNGGKQTIESSFFTSQLPRWDEKWQEVLETAHRHMYRRYDIVQQHDLETLWVEYLTRVYPEVPRISKAESWSAALEYLIAKMHRRAVTYQDVASRYGTTVSTVSRHVKMLDTVCGIREKIEAIFPAFLKMDQHHTQQP comes from the coding sequence ATGCAAAAGAAAAAGCGTGTGTCCACCACGCATGAGAAGAAAATCATACCTATACAGATGGATGCCACGTTCTTTTTCGAGAGAGCGGTTCAATCATTGGATCGGTTCCATTATGATAAGGCATTGAAATATTTTCGGCGTGCAGTGGAATATGAAGATGATAATCCGGTGAATTATTGCAATTTAGCAGGAGTTTTATCGGAAATGGGACAGTATGAGGAATCTAATATGATTCTTCAGCAGATTATGGATGATATCGATCCCAAGATGACGGAATGTTATTTTTATATGGCTAACAATTATGCCAATATGGAGGATTACGAGCTCGCCGAGAAAGCTTTGGTCCGCTACCTGGAGAATGATCCCAGCGGGAATTTCCTGGAGGAGTCCCAGGAGATGATGGAACTCCTCAGTTACGAGTTGGGACGTCCCGCCGAACTTTGTGAAATCAAAAGCCGCGAGGGGCTTTTTGAGCATGACAAAGTACGTCTGCTCCTGGAGGAAGGGAAATTCGCCGAAGCGGTTAAGCTGCTGGAGGAGCTTGTCCGGAAGAAGCCGGATTTTCTGGCGGCCCGTAACAATCTTGCATTGGCCTATTATTATACAGGACATTTTGAAAGGGCACTGGATACTATCCTTGAAGTTTTGGATATGGATCCGGGCAATTTGCATGGACTTTGTAACCTGGCCATTTTTTATCAGCATCTGGGACGTAAAGAGGATTTGGAACAAGTGCTCACCATTCTTCGCAAAACTTATCCTTATCAGCAGGAACATGTATTCAAGCTGGCAACCACTATGGGGATTTTAGGAGAGCACACCAAAGCCTACCAGTTATTCCGGAGGCTTATTCGTACCGGAGAGGCCGGGCTTGACCCGTGCTTATATCATTATACGGCTGTAGCAGCCTGTAATCTCCGGAGGTTTGCAGAAGCGGAGCGGTTGTGGGGCCAGGTGGAAAGACTCGAACCCGGGTCTGTCGTTGCCAAGTTTTATCTGGATCAGATGAAACGGCTGCGTACAGAAGAGGGTAAGAAAAGAGTTTCTCTCAGCTATCATTATCATTTGCCCTTTGAAGAGCAGCTTAGGCAGCTGGAGAGATCCGCAAACGCTATTCCCGAACATCTGCAGAAGGACCCGCTGGTCCGAAGCTCTTTTTTCTGGGCGCTCCGGTATTCTGAACCTGGCACCAAGCTGCAGGTAATACAAGCTTTAGGGCGGATTGGGGATAATGAAGTCATAGAAGCGCTTAAAGATTACCTTCTTCAGACGGAGGAGGAAGATTACCTGAAGCGTGTAGCTATTTTCGTCCTGCGAAGTATCGGAGTTACCGGACCGCTGGAAGCCCATTTGAACGGGGGTAAGCAGACGATAGAATCTTCATTTTTTACTTCCCAGTTACCCAGGTGGGATGAAAAGTGGCAAGAGGTTCTGGAGACGGCCCACCGGCATATGTATAGGCGTTATGATATTGTGCAGCAGCATGATCTTGAAACATTATGGGTGGAATACCTGACCCGTGTTTATCCTGAGGTGCCCCGGATTTCCAAAGCGGAAAGCTGGTCCGCGGCCCTGGAATATCTTATTGCCAAGATGCATAGACGTGCTGTTACTTATCAAGACGTGGCCTCCAGGTACGGAACAACGGTTTCCACTGTCAGCCGGCATGTAAAAATGCTGGATACGGTATGTGGCATCAGGGAGAAGATAGAGGCTATTTTTCCGGCTTTCCTGAAAATGGACCAACATCATACTCAGCAGCCATGA
- a CDS encoding HPr family phosphocarrier protein → MSRRPVVVKLKTGLHARPAALFVQEANKFSSEIFVEKDEKKVNAKSIMGIMSLAISTGTEIYISAEGSDDEQAVNALVSLVSKEELENQ, encoded by the coding sequence ATGTCGAGACGTCCAGTAGTTGTGAAGTTGAAGACAGGACTTCATGCTAGACCGGCAGCTTTGTTCGTTCAGGAAGCTAATAAGTTTTCTTCCGAAATTTTTGTGGAAAAAGATGAGAAGAAAGTCAACGCCAAAAGCATTATGGGAATTATGAGCCTGGCTATTAGCACGGGGACGGAAATCTACATAAGTGCTGAGGGTTCCGATGATGAACAGGCTGTGAATGCGCTTGTTTCTCTGGTAAGCAAAGAAGAATTGGAAAATCAATAA
- a CDS encoding ROK family protein, with the protein MNNQIYLGMDLGGTNIKVGICDEHGSLVKTFEGPTGAEHGPEAVMQRIADYARKIVADSPYEWEQVAGIGAGLAGFLDIPEGIVKFSPNLRWDNVPVKKLLENDLGKAVRIDNDANVAALGEAISGAGADVLDLVCYTLGTGVGGGIIMDGRIYQGHNGMAGELGHISVVPDIEAIVCGCGQVGCLETVSSATGIIRMAGDAVERGDMTSLALLPKIEAKDVFDAAREGDDVASRIVNRAAYYLGRSMATLAVTLNPKRFIIGGGVSKAGDILFNPIRETFAKYTPAPSREGVDIIPAVLGNDAGVVGAACLNLR; encoded by the coding sequence ATGAATAATCAGATTTATCTCGGTATGGATCTGGGAGGTACGAACATAAAGGTAGGCATCTGTGATGAACACGGATCGCTTGTAAAAACCTTTGAAGGTCCAACCGGAGCCGAGCATGGACCCGAAGCGGTTATGCAGCGCATTGCCGATTACGCTCGTAAAATTGTTGCAGACTCTCCCTACGAGTGGGAGCAGGTAGCGGGTATCGGTGCCGGGCTTGCCGGTTTTCTGGATATTCCTGAAGGAATCGTAAAGTTTTCTCCTAATTTGCGTTGGGATAACGTTCCGGTCAAAAAACTGCTGGAAAATGATTTAGGGAAAGCGGTCCGGATTGATAATGATGCCAATGTAGCTGCTCTTGGCGAAGCTATAAGCGGAGCTGGAGCGGACGTGTTGGACCTTGTCTGTTATACATTGGGGACAGGGGTTGGCGGAGGGATCATCATGGATGGCCGAATTTATCAGGGCCACAATGGTATGGCTGGAGAACTCGGGCATATTTCTGTTGTTCCGGATATCGAGGCTATCGTCTGTGGCTGCGGACAGGTGGGCTGCCTGGAAACGGTATCTTCAGCTACGGGCATTATCCGCATGGCGGGGGATGCTGTGGAGCGCGGAGACATGACTTCTCTGGCATTGCTGCCAAAAATTGAAGCTAAAGATGTATTTGACGCTGCAAGGGAAGGCGACGATGTTGCCAGCCGTATTGTAAACCGTGCCGCTTATTATTTGGGCCGTTCCATGGCTACACTGGCCGTTACGCTTAACCCCAAGAGATTTATCATTGGCGGAGGCGTTTCCAAAGCAGGAGATATTTTATTCAATCCGATTCGCGAAACATTCGCGAAATATACACCTGCCCCATCCCGAGAAGGCGTGGATATTATCCCGGCTGTACTGGGCAACGATGCCGGTGTGGTAGGAGCTGCCTGCTTAAATCTCCGATAA
- the rapZ gene encoding RNase adapter RapZ, with amino-acid sequence MEDSVSKLVIITGMSGAGKTIAVQSLEDLGFFCVDNLPPVLIPKFAELIEQSKGRIGKVALVIDMRGREFFTALQESLRYLQENYTLTYEILFLDATDSTLVQRYKESRRRHPLAANGAPLEGIHLERKMLEELKGLATQIIDTSSLKPAQLKQRIVSRFTNLESNRIFINVISFGFKYGVPIDADLIFDVRFLPNPHYIETLRPHTGQDLEVYEYVMKWNETQEFLAKLLDLLNFLVPQYKKEGKSQVVIGIGCTGGKHRSVAIAEYLGKVMGNSETEEVRVSHRDAERDRL; translated from the coding sequence ATGGAAGACAGTGTATCCAAACTGGTCATTATTACAGGTATGTCCGGTGCCGGAAAAACAATCGCAGTCCAAAGTTTGGAGGATCTGGGATTCTTCTGCGTCGATAATCTTCCGCCTGTTTTAATTCCTAAATTCGCTGAACTGATCGAACAATCCAAGGGAAGAATCGGCAAAGTAGCTCTTGTGATCGACATGAGAGGCCGTGAATTTTTTACGGCTCTTCAGGAATCTTTGCGTTACTTACAGGAGAACTACACGTTAACGTACGAGATTTTATTCCTTGATGCAACGGATTCAACTCTCGTTCAGCGTTACAAGGAAAGCCGCAGAAGACATCCGCTTGCCGCGAATGGTGCTCCTTTGGAAGGGATTCATCTGGAACGTAAAATGTTAGAAGAACTGAAAGGGCTGGCTACTCAGATTATTGATACCAGTTCCTTAAAGCCGGCACAGCTGAAGCAGAGAATTGTTTCCAGATTTACGAATTTGGAGAGCAACCGAATTTTTATTAATGTAATTTCTTTCGGGTTTAAATATGGAGTACCTATTGATGCGGATTTAATTTTTGATGTCCGCTTTTTGCCGAACCCTCATTACATTGAGACACTTCGCCCCCATACAGGGCAAGATCTTGAAGTGTATGAGTATGTGATGAAATGGAATGAAACTCAGGAGTTTTTAGCGAAACTGCTAGACCTCTTAAATTTCCTGGTTCCTCAATATAAAAAAGAAGGCAAGAGTCAAGTTGTCATAGGAATAGGCTGTACGGGAGGCAAACACCGCTCTGTTGCCATTGCGGAATATCTGGGTAAGGTTATGGGCAATAGTGAGACTGAAGAGGTCAGGGTCAGTCACAGGGATGCGGAACGGGATCGTCTATAA
- a CDS encoding gluconeogenesis factor YvcK family protein, whose amino-acid sequence MSRKYITPRIVVIGGGTGLSVMLRGLKQKPLDITAIVTVADDGGSSGVLRSELQIPPPGDIRNVLTALADVEPLLSEMLQYRFPAGTGLAGHSLGNLILAAMKDITGDFLTGIREMSRVFAVRGRVLPSANHAFALKAEMEDGTVVEGESNIPKANMRIKRMHIVPEDVKPLDEAIQAIKEADAILCGPGSLYTSILPNLLVPGVVDAILESDAVKMFICNVMTQPGETDDYKVSDHLQAIYDHVGCDLFDYVIVNNGEIPPQVHSKYAEKGAKAVHLDLEEVTKRGYRVIADRLVLFRTYLRHDAEKLSDHIYQLVESWMIRKR is encoded by the coding sequence ATGAGCAGAAAATATATAACCCCCCGTATTGTGGTTATTGGCGGCGGGACGGGTTTGTCTGTGATGTTGAGAGGTTTAAAACAAAAACCTTTGGATATCACGGCAATCGTGACTGTTGCTGACGATGGGGGAAGCTCCGGGGTTCTGCGTTCTGAACTTCAGATACCTCCACCGGGAGATATCCGAAACGTACTTACAGCGTTGGCTGATGTAGAACCCCTTTTGTCGGAAATGCTCCAATACCGTTTTCCGGCAGGTACAGGTCTTGCGGGCCATAGTCTGGGAAATCTGATTTTGGCTGCAATGAAAGATATAACCGGCGATTTTCTTACGGGTATCCGGGAAATGAGCAGGGTCTTTGCTGTCAGGGGACGTGTACTTCCATCTGCCAATCATGCTTTCGCCCTGAAAGCCGAAATGGAAGATGGGACCGTTGTAGAAGGGGAATCAAATATCCCTAAGGCAAACATGAGAATTAAACGCATGCATATTGTTCCGGAAGATGTAAAGCCTTTGGATGAGGCGATACAGGCAATCAAGGAGGCTGACGCCATTCTTTGTGGCCCGGGCAGTTTGTATACCAGTATTTTGCCTAATTTGCTTGTTCCGGGTGTAGTGGACGCGATTCTGGAATCGGATGCGGTCAAGATGTTTATATGCAATGTCATGACCCAGCCCGGTGAAACGGATGATTATAAAGTGAGTGATCATTTACAGGCCATTTATGACCATGTCGGTTGTGACTTATTTGATTATGTCATTGTCAATAACGGCGAAATTCCTCCTCAAGTGCATAGCAAGTATGCTGAGAAAGGAGCAAAGGCCGTTCATTTGGATTTGGAAGAAGTTACGAAACGGGGATACCGTGTGATTGCGGATAGACTGGTTTTATTCCGGACTTATCTTCGTCATGATGCAGAGAAGCTGAGCGACCATATTTATCAATTGGTGGAAAGCTGGATGATCAGAAAGAGGTGA
- the whiA gene encoding DNA-binding protein WhiA — MSFAAQTKKELTLIEEAEACCEQAELAALIRMNGTVQLSNQRVILDISTENAAIARRIYSLLKRNYNLHTELLVRKKMRLKKNNVYMVRVPAQVQELLSDLCIVSEGFLFTPNIDKRIIQKGCCKRAYLRGAFLAGGSVNNPEGSSYHLEIVSMYEEHCKALVELANSFDLNARFIERKKGFVFYIKEGEKIIEFLSIIGAHQALFKFEDVRIMKDMRNSVNRIVNCETANLNKTIGAAVRQIDNIRLLQREIGLENLPEKLREVAEVRLAHPDMNLKEVGDLLKGSVSKSGVNHRLRKIDELAEKIRQGK, encoded by the coding sequence ATGTCTTTTGCGGCCCAAACGAAAAAGGAACTGACGTTAATTGAAGAAGCGGAAGCCTGTTGTGAACAGGCAGAGCTTGCGGCACTTATTCGAATGAACGGCACAGTCCAATTGTCCAATCAGCGTGTAATTTTGGACATTTCTACAGAGAATGCCGCTATTGCCAGAAGAATTTACTCTCTGCTCAAAAGGAATTATAATCTTCATACGGAGCTTCTAGTCCGAAAAAAAATGCGTTTAAAGAAAAACAATGTCTATATGGTGCGAGTCCCTGCCCAAGTGCAGGAACTTCTCTCAGACTTATGTATCGTATCCGAAGGATTTTTGTTTACTCCTAATATTGACAAGCGCATTATCCAGAAAGGCTGCTGCAAGAGGGCATATTTAAGAGGGGCTTTTCTGGCAGGCGGTTCTGTGAACAATCCGGAAGGGTCATCGTATCATCTGGAGATCGTTTCCATGTATGAGGAACACTGTAAGGCTTTGGTTGAACTGGCTAACAGTTTTGACCTTAATGCCAGGTTCATTGAACGTAAAAAGGGTTTTGTGTTTTACATCAAAGAAGGTGAGAAAATCATCGAATTCCTCAGCATCATTGGGGCTCACCAGGCCTTGTTCAAGTTTGAAGACGTACGCATCATGAAAGATATGAGGAATTCCGTAAACCGCATTGTGAACTGTGAAACGGCGAACCTCAACAAAACGATCGGCGCCGCTGTCAGGCAAATCGATAATATCCGGCTGCTTCAAAGGGAGATCGGGTTAGAAAACCTTCCTGAAAAATTAAGAGAGGTTGCCGAGGTCCGTTTGGCCCATCCGGATATGAACCTCAAGGAAGTTGGCGATTTGCTAAAAGGCAGTGTCAGCAAATCAGGAGTGAACCACCGTCTTCGCAAAATTGATGAATTAGCTGAGAAGATTAGACAAGGCAAATAG
- a CDS encoding ribose-phosphate diphosphokinase, producing the protein MESNNVKIFSGSSNPKLAQHICDELGLPLGKIKLSRFKSGEIYCLYEESVRNCDVFIVQTFSHPINEHLVETLIMMDAAKRASARTINLVLPYYGYSRQERKTAPREPISAKLLADLLHTAGASRVITIDLHAPAIQAFFDFAVDHLTALDLISDYVNKKNIKNPVIVSPDAGRATTAERLANIMDAPFAMMIKKRPAHNEAVITHVIGDVKGRTPIIIEDLIDTGTTIVNVVEGLKERGAHDVFVCATHGVFSGPAIQRLDHPNIREVVITDSLPIPDNYPARFTILSVAPLLANAIRIVKDGGSISSLFKYGGV; encoded by the coding sequence ATGGAATCCAACAATGTGAAAATTTTTTCCGGCTCTTCCAATCCAAAGCTGGCACAACATATTTGTGACGAGCTGGGGCTGCCGCTTGGAAAGATCAAGCTTTCCCGGTTTAAGAGCGGCGAGATTTACTGTTTGTATGAAGAAAGTGTTCGTAACTGTGATGTATTTATCGTCCAGACATTTTCCCATCCTATTAATGAACACCTTGTGGAAACCTTAATCATGATGGATGCAGCCAAGAGAGCATCGGCAAGAACAATCAACTTAGTTTTACCTTACTATGGTTACTCCCGACAAGAAAGGAAAACGGCGCCTCGTGAACCGATTTCGGCTAAACTTCTGGCTGACCTTCTGCATACAGCCGGAGCAAGCCGTGTGATTACTATTGATCTTCACGCACCTGCTATTCAGGCTTTCTTTGATTTTGCCGTGGACCATCTGACAGCCCTTGATCTGATCAGTGACTATGTGAACAAAAAAAATATCAAGAACCCTGTTATTGTGTCTCCGGATGCCGGACGTGCCACAACAGCTGAACGCCTTGCTAATATTATGGACGCTCCTTTCGCGATGATGATCAAGAAGCGTCCGGCACATAATGAAGCTGTGATCACGCACGTAATCGGGGACGTGAAAGGCCGTACACCTATTATTATTGAAGATCTGATTGATACCGGAACCACGATCGTGAACGTAGTGGAAGGCCTGAAAGAAAGAGGGGCACACGATGTATTTGTTTGTGCAACCCATGGCGTATTCTCAGGACCGGCTATTCAGCGTCTGGACCATCCGAACATTCGTGAAGTGGTCATTACCGATTCCCTTCCGATTCCGGATAACTACCCGGCACGCTTTACCATATTGTCTGTAGCCCCGCTTTTGGCCAATGCGATCCGGATTGTGAAGGACGGAGGTTCCATTTCTTCGCTGTTCAAGTACGGCGGAGTATAA
- the trxB gene encoding thioredoxin-disulfide reductase codes for MHKTIIIGTGPAGLTAAIYLARANLMPLVIEGPEPGGQLTTTTEVENFPGFPEGIMGPELMENMRKQAERFGAAFKSGWVNKVDMGSCPFKLSVEGLGELEAESLIISTGAAAKLLGIKNEKEYMGMGVSACATCDGFFFRGKKIIVVGGGDSTMEEANFLTRFATEVRLVHRRNELRASKIMQDRARENEKITWSLNRTPLEVIAGDKGVTGLKVRNNETGEGEILESDGIFVAIGHKPNTVFLEGQVDTDELGYIQVKPGTTETNIPGVFACGDVQDSKYRQAITAAGSGCMAALDCEKYLEGQRVQDWSHSL; via the coding sequence ATGCATAAAACTATCATTATAGGAACGGGACCTGCAGGATTGACAGCAGCGATTTATTTGGCCCGCGCTAATTTAATGCCATTAGTAATTGAGGGGCCGGAACCGGGCGGACAGCTTACCACTACAACAGAAGTAGAGAACTTCCCGGGTTTCCCCGAAGGCATTATGGGTCCCGAACTTATGGAGAATATGCGCAAACAAGCGGAACGGTTCGGAGCGGCATTTAAGAGCGGATGGGTGAACAAAGTAGACATGGGCAGCTGCCCTTTTAAGTTATCTGTAGAAGGCCTGGGTGAATTAGAAGCAGAATCCCTTATCATCTCTACAGGGGCTGCTGCCAAACTGCTTGGTATTAAAAACGAAAAGGAATACATGGGAATGGGCGTGAGCGCCTGTGCAACCTGTGACGGTTTTTTCTTCCGGGGCAAAAAGATTATCGTAGTGGGCGGCGGGGACTCCACCATGGAAGAGGCGAACTTCCTTACGAGGTTTGCCACGGAAGTCAGGTTGGTTCATCGGCGTAATGAGCTTCGGGCATCGAAAATCATGCAAGACCGTGCCCGGGAAAATGAGAAAATTACCTGGAGTTTAAATCGTACCCCTCTTGAGGTTATTGCAGGTGATAAAGGCGTAACGGGACTGAAGGTTAGAAATAACGAGACCGGTGAAGGGGAAATATTGGAATCGGACGGGATTTTCGTCGCAATCGGTCACAAGCCGAATACCGTTTTCCTCGAGGGACAGGTTGATACGGATGAGCTTGGGTACATTCAAGTTAAACCGGGTACAACCGAAACTAATATTCCGGGTGTATTTGCCTGCGGAGACGTGCAAGACTCCAAATATCGCCAAGCTATTACGGCTGCCGGAAGCGGTTGTATGGCGGCCCTCGATTGCGAGAAGTATTTGGAAGGCCAGCGAGTTCAGGACTGGAGTCATTCTCTGTAG